The sequence CAAACTAGGATAACAAAGCATGTGTAACTCCGATATGGCACGGGGATTGCAAATGGCATGATGTTCAATATTGATGATTGCAGGTACAAGTCAAGGAAATGAAACGAATGTTATCCACATCCCCAAAGTTCTATTTGCATGTAATGTGGCCTAATGCCAAACAAGCACACCAGATCTCCCCTACCcttctcaataagtgtgttgggttcttttacatgtaggGTTTGAGGTTTAGACATGAAGATTCCTCATACAAGGGGCTGCCAGCTTTACATCATCACTTCCCGAAATGACAACTGCAATCCTTAACATATAACGTGTACAAGCTGGAGCCGACTCTGGGATCAGACACCCACGTACAGATCCATGGAATTTGATCCATATggccaaggtacatgtatgggaTTNNNNNNNNNNNNNNNNNNNNNNNNNNNNNNNNNNNNNNNNNNNNNNNNNNNNNNNNNNNNNNNNNNNNNNNNNNNNNNNNNNNNNNNNNNNNNNNNNNNNNNNNNNNNNNNNNNNNNNNNNNNNNNNNNNNNNNNNNNNNNNNNNNNNNNNNNNNNNNNNNNNNNNNNNNNNNNNNNNNNNNNNNNNNNNNNNNNNNNNNNNNNNNNNNNNNNNNNNNNNNNNNNNNNNNNNNNNNNNNNNNNNNNNNNNNNNNNNNNNNNNNNNNNNNNNNNNNNNNNNNNNNNNNNNNNNNNNNNNNNNNNNNNNNNNNNNNNNNNNNNNNNNNNNNNNNNNNNNNNNNNNNNNNNNNNNNNNNNNNNNNNNNNNNNNNNNNNNNNNNNNNNNNNNNNNNNNNNNNNNNNNATATAAGAGCATGTGAGCAACCACTAATcagcaaaaatgttgaaaacaagtCAAGCTATCCACATgggctatatacatgtatataggatGCCAATCCCACCTCCCTAAATCTGACGTAAGTCTGAGGTAATAACACAGAACTAATTGTGGTCTCCAATGAAGACAACATCATAGCCTATATACTCAAATACCTTTGGCACAGCTAAAAGATTATAATACATACCTGGCTGCCAACACCAAAGGGAGAGCCACCTGAAACCACCTGCCCATTGTCTGGAACACCTGGATCAGGACAGCTGCTAGCTGACATCTCTGTGGCAAATTCAAAATTGACTTAGAGTTACCTTCAATCCCGAACCACCTGACCAGCATCATTGGCTTAACATAATTTACAATCACTCTTGCTGTTGATGGAAGGCAGGCCAGGTCATATTATACTTTTGgcacatttttcaaaataatataTTTGATATTCAGAGAAGGATGTTACTATGCCAAAAAATATCCAGAGGTAACAGTTGTAACCAGTATGTTTTGATATATTATTCAACACTGGTATTGATTACTCAGTGACTGACATAACGTAGTGTTGGATTCAGAATTACCTGTATACTCCAGCTGGAAACCTGATTGCACAACAGAAACATCACTAGTGAACTGGAGAGTCACTGTGTTTCCACTGCTCACAAAGTCATCAGGCACAGTGTTGCCTGTTAGCCTGCAACAACACCAAAATACAAGAAGTTAGGTACAAACATTTTGCCTACCTTACCTGCCGTATCTGTGTCATTGCACAGTACATATGTTAACTTGGTTTAACTTTATATATCATATGAGATATACACATTTACAGGGCTACACGACTTGTAAATTGAGACAGTGTAAGAAGACCTCTGAGTCAGTAAAGTTGTAGTGTAGCAGTACCCATTATTGACAtattattgtaaatgcatttaagtttgcggggatttatttCCGTACGAGTTTTTGTGGTGGtcttaagttcgtggtagcactaTAGAACGTAGTCACATAGTGacacatactataatggaaaaatgttcatggtggtttaagtttgtggtaagGAAGCaactgcgaaaaccgcaaacataaaactacttcgaacatttctgcatttacagccaATGTATATATCTTTACAGAATTGCGTGCATTGTATTTCTCGATCTTAAAAGAAATGGATTTACCTCTGTGCAGCAGTGTCTGCAGAGCCTGCTGGTCCATTAAAAACATTCAGGTAATCATACCTGTCCTCCACACTAAAGGCTAGGAAGTGGAGGCGGATaactgtccctgatgctgactgTATTGTCCACGTACAGTCCAGGTTGTTGCCATAGTTGTTTGGGTAGTTAGGGCTATCCAGCTGCTGTGCAGATGAAGATGCTTGTGGGACGTTTCCACTACAATC comes from Branchiostoma floridae strain S238N-H82 chromosome 2, Bfl_VNyyK, whole genome shotgun sequence and encodes:
- the LOC118408545 gene encoding CUB and sushi domain-containing protein 1-like; amino-acid sequence: MRLLALLLAVGLVRATQGYVPHDLPRPKTDCSGNVPQASSSAQQLDSPNYPNNYGNNLDCTWTIQSASGTVIRLHFLAFSVEDRYDYLNVFNGPAGSADTAAQRLTGNTVPDDFVSSGNTVTLQFTSDVSVVQSGFQLEYTEMSASSCPDPGVPDNGQVVSGGSPFGVGSQI